CGTGAATTGGGAATAGAAAAAGATGATAAGGAATCGGAGATTCAGAAATTTAAGGATCGGACGAAAAACCTGAAGCTTTCCGAGGAAGCTGCGGAGGTTATCAACAGTGAAATAGAAAAGATGCAAACTTTGGAACCCAGTTCATCTGAGTTTCAGGTTACACGCGCTTATCTGAATACATTAACAGAGCTTCCCTGGGGTATTTACAGCCAGGACAGGCTGGATATCCAGGAGGCCAGGAGAATTCTTGATCGCGACCATTATGGTTTGAAGGACGTTAAAAATCGTATTCTTGAATTTATCAGTACAGTTATAAAGAAAGGCAAGCACACAGGCACCATACTTTGCCTGGTAGGTCCGCCGGGTGTGGGAAAGACCTCTGTAGGCCGCTCCATTGCCGATTCCATGAACCGTAAGTTTTTCCGGTTTTCGGTTGGCGGTATGAGAGATGAAGCCGAGATCAAGGGCCACAGAAGAACCTATATTGGGGCAATGCCCGGAAAGGTAATCCAGAGCCTGAAACGTTCAGGTACCTCCAACCCGGTTATCATGCTGGATGAGATCGACAAGATGGGCGTCAGCTTTCAGGGTGATCCGGCGTCGGCATTGTTGGAGGTGCTGGACCCCGAACAAAACAAAGATTTTCTGGATCATTACCTGGATGTTCGATATGATTTGTCTAACATTCTGTTCATTACGACGGCCAATCAGTTGGATACCGTTCCGCAGCCACTGCTCGACAGGATGGAAGTGATCAAACTGCCAGGATACATCCTTCAGGAGAAAGTGCAGATAGCCAAGAAATATTTGATACCCAGGCAAATTAAAGCACATGGGCTAAAGAAAAGTGAAGTCAATATTTCGGATGAAGCCCTCAGGCGGATGATTGATGAGTATGCGCGAGAAGCCGGTGTGAGAAGCCTGGAAAAAAGCATTGCCAAGATTATGAGACAGGTTACCCTCAGGCAATCCGAAACCGGCCAGAAAAGGTTTTCCATTACCAAAAACAACCTGGAGAAATATCTGGGCAATCCCGTATTTACCACGGAGAAACTCTATACCAAAAAAATGCCTGGTGTTTCACTGGGTTTGGCCTGGACCTCTATGGGCGGAACGACAATGTATGTAGAAGCATCGGCTGTGAAGAGCAAAGAGAGCGGATTTAAGCAAACCGGCCAGCTCGGAAAAGTAATGGAGGAATCCTCTGAAATTGCTTATTCCTATATAAGATCTTTGCTGTGTGAACAACCTGATGGTGAAGATGGTATAGCTAAATATTTCAAGAACAATTTCATTCATCTTCACGTTCCTGCCGGTGCCACACCCAAAGATGGACCAAGTGCTGGAGTAACCATGGCGCTGGCACTTTACAGCCTGGCTATGAATAAACCGGTGAGGCAGGATCTGGCAATGACCGGTGAGCTTACCCTAACCGGTAAGGTATTGCCCATTGGCGGAGTCAGGGAAAAAACCATAGCTGCACGAAGAGTCGGGGTGTACAATCTGATTTTTC
The Bacteroidales bacterium genome window above contains:
- the lon gene encoding endopeptidase La translates to MSEDKNNNNQNQQQNQGYQNQQGQPVSSDLAIVSDMLPDILTVLPVDTRPFFPGITVPMTFTGPKFIESIKNVANSNQPFLGLVLVKEPDQQDFMNSEMYEVGTVVKIHKIVPVQEDSIQVLVQGLQRFSHIKSVRKDPVPQWQVKYYSDPDEKPSEELKAYTLSIVSSVKELLKKNPVFQEQIKMVLNQISIEKPGMLMDLITAMLTADGEKLQDILATYDLYKRAEKLLVLLKEEIERSQIQEEIQKQINEKVSTQQREFFLREQLKVIKRELGIEKDDKESEIQKFKDRTKNLKLSEEAAEVINSEIEKMQTLEPSSSEFQVTRAYLNTLTELPWGIYSQDRLDIQEARRILDRDHYGLKDVKNRILEFISTVIKKGKHTGTILCLVGPPGVGKTSVGRSIADSMNRKFFRFSVGGMRDEAEIKGHRRTYIGAMPGKVIQSLKRSGTSNPVIMLDEIDKMGVSFQGDPASALLEVLDPEQNKDFLDHYLDVRYDLSNILFITTANQLDTVPQPLLDRMEVIKLPGYILQEKVQIAKKYLIPRQIKAHGLKKSEVNISDEALRRMIDEYAREAGVRSLEKSIAKIMRQVTLRQSETGQKRFSITKNNLEKYLGNPVFTTEKLYTKKMPGVSLGLAWTSMGGTTMYVEASAVKSKESGFKQTGQLGKVMEESSEIAYSYIRSLLCEQPDGEDGIAKYFKNNFIHLHVPAGATPKDGPSAGVTMALALYSLAMNKPVRQDLAMTGELTLTGKVLPIGGVREKTIAARRVGVYNLIFPKDNEKDFDELPDYLKKGIKPHFVDYFDDVLNVAYNRK